Part of the Portunus trituberculatus isolate SZX2019 chromosome 46, ASM1759143v1, whole genome shotgun sequence genome, gGCAACAGCAACTATTCtcctgacggtggtggtggcgacatgGGCAGCAGCGATTCCCAACCCATCCCCATCCCCTGCCCCTGCTCCTGCCGCTGCCCCTCGCCCAGCTGCGCAACAAGACTACTTCCAAGACTCACTGGAGGCTGCACAGTACCAGGCGCCTGTCATCCAGTACCAGAGCCCCGCCCTCGTTACACGCCGCAGCCCATTTATGAGAACGAGCCAGCCTTGTACACATTCCAGTGGGAGGTGAATGATGACTACTACGG contains:
- the LOC123520053 gene encoding uncharacterized protein LOC123520053 — protein: MGSSDSQPIPIPCPCSCRCPSPSCATRLLPRLTGGCTVPGACHPVPEPRPRYTPQPIYENEPALYTFQWEVNDDYYGNYYGHQEHREGPITRGSYYTRLPDTRLMKVEYYVDEYGYHPTITYEGEAQYPAPQAYQHHNVHPVQGDLYL